The nucleotide sequence TTTCACGGGCGAGAACACCCTGACCGGGCATGGCACGGACCGGCTGACCGTTCTGTACACGCTGTTCGAGCAGTTCGAGGACGACATCCTCGGGATCGTCGTCCCCCGGGCGAAGTCGGCGCAGCGCTTCATCTTCACGGACTAGAAGACCGCCCGGGCCGACGGCCGGGCTCCTGGACCTCGGAGGCCTCGCGTGAGACGCAGAATTCCGTTCGCCCTCGCCGCGCTCCTGCTGCTCGCCGCCGCGTTCCCCGCGGGCGCGTTCGCCTTCGGCAAGAACAAGATCGCCTATGAGCGGTTCGACTGGCACGTCTACCGGTCGCCGCATTTCGACGTCTACTACTACCCGGAGGAGGAGCCCCTCCTGCAGCAGGTGGTCAGCGACGCCGAGAGCCAGTACATGCGGCTGTCGCAGATCCTCGACCACGAGATCAAGTTCCGCATCCCGCTCATCTACTACAAGACGCACGTCGAGTTCGAGCAGACCAACATCATTCTGGAATTCATCCCCGAGGCCGTCGGCGCCTTCGCCCACCCGATCGAGCACCGCATGGTCCTGCCGATGGACATGCCGCCCGACAAGAAATACTCGCTCATCGGCCACGAGCTGACGCACATCTTCGAGTACAGCATCCTGTACCAGGAGTCGCTGTCGCGGGCCTTCCGCTCCAACGTGCCCGGCTGGATCATGGAGGGGCTGGCGAGCCATCTGGGGCAGGACGAGGACAACTTCGACAAGACGATCATCCGGGACGCCGTGGTCAACGGCCTCATCCCGCCGATCCACCGCGTGCAGGTGCTCAACTTCATGACCTACCGCTACGGCCAGGCGGCCTTCGACTTCATCGAGGAGAACTACGGCTCGGAAGGGATCCGCAACTTCCTGTGGGAATTCCGCAAGAGCCTGCTCGCCAACAACGTCGCCAAGCCGATCAAGGACGCCTTCGGCGTGGAGGCCGACGAGTTCGACAGGCAATTCAAGAAATTCCTTCAAAAGCGCTATCTTCCGGCGCTTCTGGACAAGAAGGAGGCGGAGGACTACGGCAAGGAGATCGCGCCGCCGGAAAAGCGGCCCTCCTATGAAGAGGGGCATCTCACCCTGTCGCCGGCCCTCTCCCCGTCGGGGGAGCTGATCGCGGCCCTGACGACCCGCTACGAGGACTGGGACGTCGTGGTGATCTCGGCCAAGGACGGCAAGATCTTCCGCAACCTGACGAAGGGGTTCACCAACAAATTCGAGTACCCGGTGCTCGGCGGCTTCCAGCTCAAGAAAGACCTCACCTGGTCGCCGGAAGGCGACCGCCTGGCCTTTTTCGCCCGGCGCGAGAACGAGCGGGCGCTGATGATCTACGACGCGGTGCGCGGCGACCTCGAGCGGATGGTCAGCATTCCGGGCGTGGACGACGAGCTGTCGCCCGCCTGGAGCCCCGACGGCAAGAAGATCGCCTTCGAGGGGAACCAGGGGGGGCAGGTCGACCTCTTCACCCTCGACCTGGACTCCGGCGAGACCCGCAACCTGACCCAGGACGAGTTCTACGACGGGAACCCGGCCTGGAGCCCGGATGGCACCCAGATCCTGTACAACCGGCGCATCAACGCCTCGGAGAAGATCTTCCTCGTGGACGTCGCCGATCCCTCCCGCAAGGTCCAGCTGACCTTCGGCGACAGCAGCGACATCCAGCCGTCGTTCTCGAAGGACGGCAAGCGGGTCTGGTACTCTTCGGACGCCTACGGCGGCATCTTCAACCTGCACGTGCTCGCCCTGGACACCGGCGAGATCAGGCGGCAGACCGACATCCTGGGCGGCGTCTTCACGCCGCTCGAGCTGCCCGACGAGAACGGCAAGCCGTCCCTGGCGTACACCTACTTCGGCGGCGGGCGCTTCCGCCTGTTCCGCACCTCCCCCGGGGAGCCGGAGGCGATCCAGCACCCCGCCGATCAGGCGCGCGAGCCGGCCGAGCTCCAGCCGTTCCAGGCCCCCCTGCAGCTGACGCTCGACGCGGACAAGAAGAAGCCCTACGACAAGCTGCGCTTCCACGTCGAGAGCGCGCCGTCGGTCCTGGTCGGCGTCGCGGACGACGGCACGGTCCTGAGCAACGCGCAGATCATCCTGTCCGACCTCCTGGGCGACCACCGCATGTTCTTCGACTTCCAGTCGGTCTCCACGTTCTCCAACTTCAACTACGCCTACCTGAATCTCAAGAACCGCTGGAACTGGGGCGTGTTCGCCACCGATTTCCGCGATTTCTACGTGGTCCGCTCGGCCTTCAGCAACGCGACCCTGAGGACGCGCCAGTTCAGCCGCTTCACCGGGGCCGGCGCGCAGATCAGCTACCCGTTCAACAAGTTCTACCGGGTCGGCGCCTCGGCGGGCTACTTTCAGCGCGACATCAACCGGCCGCTGGGGCTCGACGCCTCGACCCTCCTGCCTGTGTTTGCCGAGCTGAAAGAGGGCTTCCCGCTGTTCACCTGGAGCCTCAGCGGCGACACGACGCGCTTCAAGGAGTTCGGCCCGTATCACGGCCAGCGCTTCGAGCTGACCCAGGAGTGGGCCCCGACCGTCAGCGCCTCCGGCGACACGGACCTTTTCCGCAGCGGCCCGTTCGTCGACAGCATCCTGGACTACCGCCTGTACCGGCGCGCCACCTCCCGCTCGCTGCTCGCTCTTCGCCTGGTCGGCCTGGTCAGCAACGGAAACGGCTTCAACATTCGATCGATCGGCGGGTTGAACCAGCTGCGTGGCTACGACTACCGCGAATTCTTCGGCAGCCGCACGTCCTTCATGAATCTCGAGTTCCGGTTCCCGCTCGTGGACGCGCTCGCCTTTCCGTTCGGCATCATTCGGGACATTCGCGGCTTCCTGTTCCTCGACGTGGGCTCCGCCTGGTTCGGCGGCGGCGAGTTCTTCCACCCGCGCCTCGGGTTCGAGACGACGAGCGCCGTGCAGGGGAAACTCAACCCCGACTTCATCGCCGTGGACGGGTCCGGGAACCCGGTGCGCCGGCGCTTCCGATTCTGGGACTCCGAGAACAGCAAGCTGGGTGACGGCCGGGCGTCCTACGGCTTCGGCTGGGGCTTCTACCTCGGCCCGTTCCAGCTCACCTGGTCCTTCGCCAAGCAGCTCCCGAACACCATCGAGGTCTGCGACTCCGCGCTACCACCTCCCAGTCCATGTACCATCACCCGCATCGACGATCCGTTTCACGAGGGCGGCACGGTCACGCAGTTCTACATCGCCAGAGAGTTCTGATCCCCGGCGGTTTCTGACGGCCGGCTGCGCGGTGCACCTGCCGTGCGGTCTTCGCCTCCCAGCGCGTCCGGCCCAAGGTGAAAGTCACCAAACAAGTTGCGGAAAATGTCTTGACAATTCATGAATCTTACACCATACTCATTCTGCCCGCGTCGATGACCTCTGGCCACTGGAAAGGAGGCCCATGCTTCCCAGGCCGAGTATCGATGCATCCACGAATCGCCATCCGTTCGAGCCTGGCGGCGCAACGTCGCGGAGCTCCTCCCCGGGGGGCGCCCCTCTTCCGAGTCTCGAGTCGCCGGCACGACTGCGTCCGCTCGCCGCTCGACTGTTGGTACGGCAGCTGGTCCGGCTCGTCAAGGCCACGGCGGCTATCGATCGCCGGCTGGGGCGGGGGCTGGACCTCCTGCACACCGGTCAGCTCTACCGGCAGCTCGGCTACGTCCGGGCGGCGGACTACGTGACCGAGCGGCTCGGGATGAGCCTCAGGCGCTGTCAGTCTCTCCTCAGGATGGAGCGGGCGCTTCGCGATCTGCCGTCGGTCGCAGCCGCGTTCGACTCGGGCTCGCTCGGCGTCTCCAGGGCGAGGGTCATCGCCGACGTCGCGACACCCGATACGCAGGAGCTCTGGCTGGCGCGTGCCGGGAAGCTGACCGTGCGCCAGCTTGAAGAGCAAGCCCGCGCCGACCGTGCCGCCACGGCCGCCGCGCAGGGGCCGGCGAGCGCGGTGGAATCGCTCGATGAGGCGTTCGTCCCGGTTTCGTTCGCCGCGCCCGGCCAGGCGGTCGCCAAGTGGCACTGGGTCCTCGACCTGGTCAGGCGCGTCGCGGGCCTCCAGGAGCCGGCCTGGCGGTGCGCGGAGTTTCTCGCGGCCGAGTATCTTTCCGGCGTCCCCAGCGTCCCCTCGCCGCCGTCGCGTTCGGAGTCCACTTCGGAGCCGGCCGGCGGCGCGTCCGTGGCTGCGAGCGACCGACCGTCCGGGAACTCAGAAGGAGTCGTGAGCCGTCATGCCGATGGCCCTCCGGATTCCGATGCCCGGCGGGGAGCCGTCAACCTCTCCGGCATGGAGGCCTGGACCGCTGCGACCCAGGCCGTCCGTGAAGCCCTCTGCCCTCTCGGCACCGCCGCGGACCCCGACGTCATCCTCTCGGGGCGCTTGCCGGAGCTCGCCGACAGGTCCGGGAGTGGCTTCCCCAGCGAGGGGTCCCCCGGACCTCCCGCCGAGCGGGTCGATCCGTGGGAGATGGACACGTACCTGCGCGTCCTCGTCCGGCTGCGGCAATCGCTTGTCTGGCGCCAGGGGCGGCTGCTGCGGACACTCGCGGCCTTCGCTCTCCACAGGGAACTGGGGTTCAGATCGCTGGGGGAATTTTCGACCGAGGTGCTCGGCGCATCGCCGCGGCGAACCCGGTACCTGGTCTCGCTCGACCGGCGCCTCGATACGCTACCGCAAGTGCGCGATGCCTACCGGCGCGGGCTCGTCACCTGGTGCCAGGCGCGATTGCTGATTCGCGTCGTTCGCCCAGGCACCGAGAGCCGTTGGATTCGCTATGCTCGCAAGGTGACGGTGCGCCGCCTGGAAGAAGTCGTCACGTCGTGCGAAATCCAGACGGCGCTTGCGAACCCGACGGCGGAAGGCAGCGGGGGCGGAAACGATTCCGATCGCCGGGACCGTACGGGATTCGGACCCCTCCCTCCCGTCGAGCCGGAGCCCGGGGGCCCGGTGTGGCACACGTCGGCGCCCCGATCGGTCGATCCGCCCCTTCCTCTCACGTTCGGCACCGGCTCCCAGCCCCTTCGACGGCCGGACCTCCCCCCGGATCCTGGCCGCGCACGGCACCGCATCACCTTCTACGCTCCGGCCGATGTCGCCCGACTGTGGCAGTCGGCGATCGCCGCCTGCCGCGCGTCCGCCGGCACACATCTGCGCGAGTGGGAGTGCCTGCTTGTCTTCGTCGACGCGATGCGGGAAACCTGGGAAGACCCCGGCGATCCCGAGTGGCGGCGACGGTATCGCATCCTCGAACGCGACGGCTGGCGCTGCAAGGTGCCGGGCTGCACGTCCCGCGGCCACCTGAATGCCCACCACATCATCTTCCGCTCCCACCAAGGGGACAACGACGAGGGGAACCTGGTGACGCTGTGCGTCGGGCACCACCAGGCGGGATTGCACCAGAGGCGAATCAGCTGCTCGGGTCGCGCGCCGGACGCCCTGTGGTGGGAGCTGGGCCGGCGGCAGGGTGCCCCGCCGCTGGCGCGCTATTTCGGAGACCGGATCGCCGGCGCCGGAGCGCGGCCTGCAGGGCAGAGCGGGGCGCCGGCCGACCTCTGAACGTCCTGAACCATGAAGCTGTCGTGTGGCTCTGGAAGCCGTCGGCTCCGCGCGGCCTTCCGGACAACGATGCCGCCTCGAGAGCCACGGGGTCTTTGACAATCGATTGTTCCCGGGGGCGCCCGTCGCAGAGTGCCGATCCGCCGTCCCCCGGAGCCCGCCTGTCCCCGGCCCGGCCGCCGTGCCCCCGTTCCTCCCGGCTCAGCGCTTGGGGCAGTCCAGGATGTCGACCTCGACGAGGCGCACGGGGGTCGATCCGATGTTCACGATGGAGTGTTTCTCGGGCGGCCGCCAGACGACGTCGCCGTTTCTCAGCGACAGGGTGGACACTTTTCCGTTCGCGTCACGGATTTCGATCGTCCCCCCTTCGACGACCACGACTGCCCGTGGCGAGGTGTGCTCGTGCTCGGCGACGGCGGCCCCGGCCGGGTAGTAGTTCGACTCCGCGCGGATCCGGTCGTTCTGCAGCACCAGTTTCTTCGTCGCCTCCCCTTCTCCCGCGGAAGCCGTGGAAGGCTGCGCCAGGACCGCCACGGCGACGACCGTCAAGACGATCGCCAGGGCTGCAAGAGGGGCCATCCGCCCTGAGCCTGTCGCGCCGGTGTCCGCTCCGGGGGGTTGGGGATGGGGCAGGTTGCTGGATGAGGGCATCAGCGTCTCCTTCTTGAAGGGGAATCCGTGGTATCCGGGGCGCCAGCCCGGTCGGCCTGCATGTTCGTATCGTCGGCTGGTTCGGGCTGACGTCGCCTCCGCACGTTTCTCAAAAAGTCCCCGCGCGGCGGAGCGACAGGATGGCAGCCAGGACCCCGAGCACGGCGCCGCCGGCGGCCAGCGCGGTCGCCGCCTCGGCCGGCAGGAACCGGCCGGCCACGAGGGACATGAACGGGTTCGTGCGGAAGACCTCCGACCGCTCGACGAGGCGGTGCGTCGCGAGGAGACCGGCCACGGCAATCCCCCCTCCGACGAGTCCCTGCACGGCGGCGGCGAGCAGGAACGGACCGCGGATGAACGCGGCGGTGGCCCCGACGAGCTTCATGATCTCGATCTCCTCGCGGCGCGCCAGGACGGTCAGCTGGACCACGGCGCCGACGGTGACCAGCGCGGCAAGCGCCAGCAGGATGCCGATGCCGTACCCTCCCCTCTGGACCAGCGCGACGATGCCGACCAGACGCTCGGTCCAGCCGCGGTCGTAGCGCACCTCTTCGACCCCGGGGGCCTTCTCGTACGATTTGGCGATGCGGTCCAGCGAGGCGGGGTCGCGGTAGGCGTCCCTGATCTCCAGCTCGAAGGAGGCCGGAAACGGGTTCGACCCGACGCGCTCCGGCAGGTCGCCCAGCGACGGGAAATCGCGCTGGAACCTCTGGCGGGCGGCTTCCTTCGACACGAAGCCCACGGCGGCGATGGCCGGGTCGGTCGCGAACTCGGCGCGCAGGTCGCTGAGATTGTCCCGGGTGGCCTTTTCGAGCAGGTACACCTGCACCTGGGTCTCGCGGCCGAGGGCCTCGACGAAGCGGTTCAGGTTGAACGCCAGGAGCAGGAAGAGCCCGAGCACATAGAGCGAGATGCCGATCGAGGCGGCGGAAAGGAGGCTGAGGGCCGGGTTGCGCCACAGACCCTCCGATGCTTCCCGGATGGAATGGCGGATCGCGAGCAGCGGGCGTGCCATCGCTCAGGCGGCTCCCGGGCGGCGTCGCCCCGATCCGTTGCGGCGCGCGGCTCCCGGGCGGAGACGCATCACGCCACGGCCGCCGCGACCAGGCGCCCGTGATCGAGCGCGACCAGGCGCCGGCCCATGCGGCGGATCATGTCGCGATCATGCGTCGCGACGATGACGGTGGTGCCGTGCGAGTTGATGTCCTTGAACAGGCCCATGATCTCCTTCGCCAGGTCGGGGTCGAGGTTGCCGGTCGGCTCGTCGGCCAGCAGGATGAGGGGTTTGTTCACCAGGGCGCGGGCGATGGCCATGCGCTGCTGCTCTCCGCCGGACACCTGCTCGGGATAATTGTGCAGCCGGTGGTTCAGTCCCAGCATCTCGAGCACATGGTAGGTGCGGCTGCGCTGTTCCTTCCGCGGCAGGCCGATCACCTGGGTCGCGAAGGCGACGTTCTCGAAAACGGTCTTGCGCGGCAGCAGCTTGAAGTCCTGGAACACGACGCCCACCTGGCGGCGCAGGTGCGGGATGCGCCGCGCCGGCATGGTGGCGACGTCCTCGTTGTTGACGACGACCTGCCCCGAGGTCGGGACGTCTTCGCGGAAGATCATCTTCAGGAACGTCGTCTTGCCGGCGCCGCTGGGGCCGGTCAGGAAGACGAACTCCCCTTTCTCGATGTGCACGCTGACATCGTCGAGCGCCGGCGCCCCGTGCGAGAACTTTCGGGTGACGTGGAAGAACTGGATCATGCCGCGCGCCGGTGCGGCGGCGTGGCGCATCCGGGGACTGGTCTCACGGCCGGTCCAGGCGCTCTTTGAGCAGCCGGCTCACCAGCGCCGGATTGGCCTTGCCGCCGGTCGCCTGAATCACCTTGCCCACGAAAAAGCCGAGGAGGGCGCTCTTGCCGGCACGATACTGACCGTGCTGGTTCGGGTGCTCCGCGACGACGGTCTCGATTGCCGCGCGGATCGGCCCCTCGTCGGTCACCTGGGCCATCCCCCGCTCGCGCACGACGTCGGCGGGATCCTTCCCCGTGCCATAGATCATCTCGAACACGTCCTTGGCGATCTTGCCGGAGATGGTGCCGTCCCTGACCATGGCGACGAGCCTGCCGAGGCGCTCTGGAGCGAGCGGGATGTCCTCGGGCTTTCCGACTTC is from Candidatus Polarisedimenticolia bacterium and encodes:
- a CDS encoding cupin domain-containing protein, with translation MAPLAALAIVLTVVAVAVLAQPSTASAGEGEATKKLVLQNDRIRAESNYYPAGAAVAEHEHTSPRAVVVVEGGTIEIRDANGKVSTLSLRNGDVVWRPPEKHSIVNIGSTPVRLVEVDILDCPKR
- a CDS encoding ABC transporter permease, whose translation is MARPLLAIRHSIREASEGLWRNPALSLLSAASIGISLYVLGLFLLLAFNLNRFVEALGRETQVQVYLLEKATRDNLSDLRAEFATDPAIAAVGFVSKEAARQRFQRDFPSLGDLPERVGSNPFPASFELEIRDAYRDPASLDRIAKSYEKAPGVEEVRYDRGWTERLVGIVALVQRGGYGIGILLALAALVTVGAVVQLTVLARREEIEIMKLVGATAAFIRGPFLLAAAVQGLVGGGIAVAGLLATHRLVERSEVFRTNPFMSLVAGRFLPAEAATALAAGGAVLGVLAAILSLRRAGTF
- the ftsE gene encoding cell division ATP-binding protein FtsE, with product MRHAAAPARGMIQFFHVTRKFSHGAPALDDVSVHIEKGEFVFLTGPSGAGKTTFLKMIFREDVPTSGQVVVNNEDVATMPARRIPHLRRQVGVVFQDFKLLPRKTVFENVAFATQVIGLPRKEQRSRTYHVLEMLGLNHRLHNYPEQVSGGEQQRMAIARALVNKPLILLADEPTGNLDPDLAKEIMGLFKDINSHGTTVIVATHDRDMIRRMGRRLVALDHGRLVAAAVA